TCATTTCTCGAGCACTTGCATTCGTAAATGTCACAACGAGTAATCTATTCACATCTTGTTTATTACGCATGATCTTTTGAATAATACGCTCAACTAATACAGCAGTCTTTCCGCTTCCTGCAGCAGCTGCAACTAATATATCTCGTCCTTCAGTATAAATAGCTTTCCATTGATCATCTGTCCATTGTGCATCAACTGGCTTATTTGGTAATGTCATTCTTCTTCCTCCTCTCTCAACATATTGATTAATTCATCTTTGCTTAATGTATGTTCAATTTCCCTATACTGATCAGTATCTGTAATTGGGTCAATGTGACAAACAGATTTATATTCACAAAATTGGCACGGCAATTTCTTTTGATATCTCATAGGTGACACTTCAGTATGTCCATCCATAATTTGTGTCGCCGTTTCAACAAAATTAGCTCTATTTTTCTCCATTAATTTAAAGAATAGATCTTCGTCTAATGCTTTGCTGTAACTGTATAAATCACCATTTTTCTTTCGAGCAACGGGAATCATATCTGACTTAACTTGTTTGGCTAATTTATCATCAAGTGCTTCTACAACTTCTGGATTTTTATTTACATAGCCATCCATTTTAAACTTTTCAATTGTATGTTGATAAATATCATCAGATTCTGGAATTTCACCCCAGCTTGTTGCTTTAATTTCTGGCTCATGAACATGGAAATATAAAAGTGCACCTGGTGATACGTCATCTTGTAAACTTAATATTGATTTGTTTTGAAGTACAACATCTAAGTATGTAAACATTTGCATTTGCATACCATACATAACTTTAGTTAAATCTAAACTTGTTTCAGATGACTTATAGTCAATAATTGAAACATAGTCTTTTTCTTTCCCTTTATACACATCTAATCTATCTATTTGTCCTCTAATATTGATAGGTATTTGTCGTTTAGTAGTAAGAGGTGTCGTTTGCAATTGATGTTTAGATGTAGAACCGAAATTCAATTCAAATTGATAAGCTTTAAATTTGGAATGACCTGTTTGATATTTCATCGCTTCTAATGTGGATTTAAGAATATTTTGGATTCTTAATTTTAAATATCTATAATGAGCTGTTCGATGTAATACATCAAATTGAATTTTAGGTAAACTTTCATCAATTGCTTCATTTATTAATTTATTCATTGCTTGAGCAGATAACTTACTAAAGTCTCCGTTAACTTCATCTGAAATATATTTCAAAGTGTTGTGGAATATATTTCCAATATCTACACTTTGAATTTGATATTTAGAGCGCTCGTTTAATTTTAGTCCATGTGACACATAATGTTTAAATGGACATTGATTATATGTTTCAAATCTGGATACACTAGCATTTATTTTTTTACCATATAATTGTTCTGATACCTCTGTATTCAATTGCACTGTATCATTTTTATAAGTTAATGCAGACGTTAAAAATTGAATCGTATGGTCTAAATGATGTATTTCTTGAGCAGCATGATATGCATCTAACCATATATCATTAACGATTTCGTCATTAAGCCAATCGTTTAAATGTTCAAATATATGCATTTGACTTTGATGTTCATGTTCTAAAAGTTGAATCGGATTCTGTTCTATACTAGATTTAAGCGATAGAACTTCTAAGTTTGTAAATAACGATTGAATCGTATCGATGAATGGGCTCTTTTCTCTCACTTCGCCACCATCTGACATCAGACTGTACGTAAATACGACTTCTCTTTTCGCACGTGTCATCGCGATATAACATACAAAGGCTTCATCCATTTGTAAAATATCACTTGTCGGACTTAGTTCTAAACCACTTGATTCTGCTAATTCTTTTTTCTCATCATCCGTCAGTAAAAGCATTTGATTAGAAACACTAGGTAGAACACCATCATTCATGCCAAGTAAAAATACTGTTTCTTTGTTATCAACTTTAGCTAAATCCATATTACCAACTGTAACTTCATCTAACGTTTGAGGAATCATAGAGAATTCTAATTCATCTAATCCACGATCAAGAATTTCTATATACTCATTTAATGATAAGGATACCTCGCCTAACACTTCTACAATATCATCAAGTATACGAATGGTACCTTCCCATACTTGGTCTATTTGTTCAGCTTCTTCAAACTGACTCTTAATTTCTAACTCATCTCTCATCGTCATAAGATGCGTTGGCAATTCAAATTGCTCTATGACTTCGTATAATCTAACGGTAAAGTCTTCAACTGTCTTACTGTCTGATAAAGCTTGATTCAACTTGTCAATTCTGCTAACTACATAATCTTTTAAAGCGATAACATTTTTTATCGTATGAATATCTTCTTCTACAAAAGTGTCTTCTTCTTTTCTTAATGATTTTTTTCCTGATTTCTCAAATGAATCAACCGTGAAGAATTCAGGATTCGTCCATCTTTTGCCAGAAATACCTCTTTCAAAAGCATAGTTTTCAAGTATATCTATTAAATGAGATGCATTTGGTATATGACTTGTTAATATACCCGTCTTCAACATTCTCATGACTGGTTCAAATCTCCAACCTGATTGAATGACTTCTAACATTGATCTCAAACATTCAATAAAAGGATGATACGCCATTTTCTTTTTAGCATCATGATTAAAAGCAATATTAAAATGTGGTAGCACTGTTTCAATTAATTGCTCATAACTCGGATCACGATAAAGAATCGCTATATCTTTAAATGACAAATTTTCTTCACGAGATAGTCTCAATATCTCTCTTGCCACATACTGAACTTCTTCTCTCATATTGGATGCTTCAATAATTTTTAAGTGTTCACTATTTATTTTATTTGGTAATAATGCATCAAACTGACTTTCTAAATGTTTCAAATCTTCATTATTGTTAAATCTTTCCGCCTGACTAAAATGCTTGTGATGGATTGATATATTTAATGTATGCGCAATTTCTTCTATATGACTTAACGTTTCAGATGTCTTTCTAAATAAACTAAACGGATCTTTATCTCCATCTGTCGTTAAACCAACCGTTACAGACCTGCTATGTTTTACAAGTGCTTCAATCACTCGATATTCCAAAGTTGAAAAGTTATGGAAACCATCTATATAGATATCCGCTTGTTTTATATAATCTGAGTCTGGCATTTTTTCTATCAACTTATACAATACGTCTTCCGCTTGAACATATCGTCCTTCAAGTTGGCCTTCTAATGCTTTATATATTGTTTCAATATCACTTAATTTATCTTTCATTCTTTTAGGTATTTGTTCATTACTTTCAATATATGCTGAAATATCATCAGGCTGTACATTATATTTTTTAAAATCTTTAATTTCATTCATCATTTTATGACTAAATCCATAATGTTGAATGGTAGATTGATATAAGTTTAATTGTTTTTTATGTGTATGTAATAAATGATACGTGAGCATTTCTAATGCTTCATCAGAAATTTGTTGTTCAATTAAGCCACCTTCATCACTTAGGACTCTCCAACTTAACCTTTCAAATCCAAATACTGATGTTCTAATACTTCCTCTTAATTTTGGATTTCGAACAAATGCTTGTTCATATTGGAACGTATTTTGGGTAGGTGTTAAAAATATAATGGGGTCACCTAACGGATTCTCTATCATACCTTCAGTCATCTGCTCAATCATTTGTCTTGTTTTCCCGGTGCCACTTCGTCCAGTCCATACATTTAGCTGCATTCCATTCGACCTCCCTCGCATTTTCATATGTATATATTTTAACATAAAAAGAACACCTCACTTAATGATTATAAGCGAGGTGTTTATGACATCTATATTAATTTGTAGATGGGTCAAAATTATAATGGAATTGACTAAACGGCCAGAATCTTAGTGCAACTTCACCGACAATGACATCTTCATTAATTAATCCAAACGAACGTCCATCTTTACTTACTTCACGATTATCACCTAATACAAGGTATTCACCTTTAGGTATTTTATTAACGCCGTTAGAATTCACAAGATCTTTCACTTCAAAATTCTCAGTCAATAAATCACGTGATTTATTTGCTTTATTTTCTTTCAAATATTCTTCTGGTACTTTTTTATCATTAACATATAACTGATCATTTTCATATTTTACTGTATCGCCTGGCTTACCGATGACACGTTTTACATAATCATCATTTTCATTTGCATGAAATACGATAACATCTCCATTATCAATATTACCCACTTTATAGCCAATTTTATTGACGATTACTTTTTCACCGTTTTTTAAAGTTGGATGCATGGAGTCTCCTGAAACTGTGTAAGTTACAAATAAGAATTTCTGTATAAGCAAGACACATACAACTGCGACTGCAATTGCTATAAACCATTCAAATATTTCTTTTTTCAAAAATGCCACCTCATTATTATTATTTATCGAAATTCACATCTATTTGATTAAATGGATAATATCTTAAATTAACTTTACCAACAATATCTTGTTCATGAACAAAACCTATTTCTCGCGAGTCTCTACTATTACTACGATTATCCCCTAGGACTAAATACTCACCATTAGGGATGACATCACTTTTAGATCCTTGAATTGTTCTCGTACTAAAATCATCAGTTTTGATATCATTATTCAAATAACGCTCATTAACATGAGTACCATTAATATACAGTTTGTTATTTTTCATTTCAACTGTGTCGCCTGGTAATCCAATTACTCTTTTGATAAAATCAGCCTCTTTATTAGCATGAAAAACGATAACATCTCCATTGTTTATCTGTCCAATGTTTTTAACGAGTTTATTAACGATTAATCTATCTTCATCATGAAAAGTTGGTTCCATTGATTCTCCATCAACTATATAACCAATAAATAAAAACGTTCTCACTATAAATAATAATGCTAACGCTATTATTATTGCAATTAACCATTCGAATATTTTTTTCATCATTAACTCCTATTTTTTAAGCGCTTATCAAAATATTTTTCTAACCCTTTTCCAACTATCCATAGCACAAAGATAATCACGAATACTATTATACTCTTTTTAGGACTTGCAAAAAAGGAATTTATGTCTGCCCCAATGAAACTTAATATAAATATCATAATCGCTTTTGATAAAATCAACGCAATTAAATATACTTGCTTACTAATATTCGAGAAAGCACTAACCATATTCACCAATGCTCCAGGCGTAAATGGGAAGCATAGCAAAATAAACAGTGGCCCAAAGCCATGTTCATCAATCCACTGAATAAACTTCACTACTTTTCGTTGTTCTACGATTTTTTTCATAAAAGGCTTTTTAGAAATTAACCTTAAAATTAAAAAGACAAGGTAACTTCCGGTAACAGTACCTATCCAAGAAATAATAAACCCTAAGAACAAACCATATGCATTCACATTTGCTATTACGAACAATATAATAGGTAAAAATGGTATAAACGCTTCAATAAATGGTAATAAAAATGCAATAAAAATGCCAAACGATCTAAATGTTTCAATCAATTCAATAATATTATCCTCACTGAACCAATTTATAAAGTCTTGAAATAACATGTAACGCAACTTCCTTCTTAAATTTATATTAATTATACCTATAAAATTGTAATTAGAAAAGTAAATTGACATCGTACAAAAGTTGTAGCTACATAATATTCCCCCGGGCGTCAGCACTTTATAAAATCAGAAATATAAAATCACCCAATCTGAAAATGATTCCATCAGATTGGGTGATTTATTTTAAGTTGGGATTTATGTCCAAACTCTTTTTATAGACAAATCATATGCTATTATAGTCTGTCTTCTAATTCTTTTTTCAAATCTTCAAATCCAGGTTTACCAAGTAATGCAAACATGTTTTGTTTATAAGCTTCTACACCAGGTTGGTTAAATGGATTAACGCCTAGTAAGTATCCACTCATAGCACAAGCTAATTCGAAGAAGTATACAACATAACCGAATGTATATGCATCTAATTGAGGTACTTTAACAATTAAGTTTGGTACGCCGCCATCTGTATGTGCTAAAAGTGTACCTTGGAATGCTTTCGTGTTAACATAATCGACTGTTTCGCCTGCTAAGAAGTTTAAGCCATCTAAATCATCTTTATCTTCTTCTATTGTAATGTCATGTTTAGGGCTCTCGACTTTAACAACTGTTTCAAATAAGAAACGACGTCCTTCTTGCACGTATTGTCCTAATGAATGAAGGTCTGATGTAAAGTTTGCACTTGAAGGATAAATACCTTTGAAGTCTTTACCTTCTGATTCACCGAATAGTTGTTTCCACCATTCACTGAAATATTGCAATGCTGGTTCGTAGTTAATTAACATTTCAGTTGAATAACCTTTTGCATAAAGAATGTTACGAATTGCTGCATATTGATATGCAATATTTTCGTCAAGTTCTGATGATGATAAATCTTCACGTGCTGCCGCTGCACCATTCATCATTTCTTGAATATCGATACCGCTTGCTGCAATTGGTAATAAACCTACAGCAGTTAATACTGAATATCTACCACCTACGTCATCTGGTACAACAAATGTTTCGTAGCCTTCTCCAGTAGATAAATCTTTTAAAGCACCTTTTTCTTTATCAGTAGTAGCAAAGATGCGATTTTTAGCTTCTTCTTTACCATATTTTTCTTCTAAAATTTTCTTAAAGATTCTGAACGCTACAGCTGGTTCAGTTGTAGTTCCAGATTTTGAAATAACATTAACAGAGAAATCTTTACCATCTATATATTCAATTAAATCATGTACATATGATGATGATAAGTGATGTCCTACAAATATAATTTGAGGATTTTCACCTTTTTCATAGTTAGCAAATGTTGAATTTAACATCTCTACAGCTGCGCGTGCACCTAAATAAGAACCACCAATTCCGATAACAAGCAATACTTCTGATTGTTCTTTAATACGTTTAGAAGCAGCTAAGATACGATCAAATTCTTCTTTATCATAATCAACAGGTAAATCAACCCATCCTAAATAGTCACTACCTGCTCCTGTTTTTTCATGTATAACATGATGTATATTTTTCACTAAATCACGAGATTGGTCTAATTCATGTTCACCGAAAAACGTTAATGCTTTTTTATAATCAAATTGAATATGTGACATAGTATCCTCCTATTTATTTCATACTTAATTTAAACAACGTCTTTATTTTACTCTAGTTTTCATAGCCTTTCAATTGAAATGCGACGATATGCTTCAAGATGCATAAATATTTAAAATAACTATTGAAAATTCATAAACGATGTGATATTGTATGTTTATCGATTAAATATACAAGATATTAAATATTAATACAAAAAGAGGGGTTTTAATTTATGTCTAATAAAGTTGTTTTAGCTTACTCAGGTGGTCTAGATACAAGTGTTGCAGTAAAATGGTTAATTGAAAAAGGTTATACAGTCGTTGCATGTTGTTTAGATGTTGGCGAAGGAAAAGATTTAGAACTCGTACAACAAAAGGCATTCGATATGGGTGCAGAACAATCATACGTAATTGATGCTACTAAAGAATTCAGTGAAGATTTTGTTGGTTATGCAATCAAAGGTAATACAATGTATGAAGGAACTTATCCTTTAGTATCAGCATTAAGTAGACCACTTATTTCAAAAAAATTAGTGGAAATCGCACAAGCTGAAGATGCAATAGCCATCGCTCACGGTTGTACAGGAAAAGGTAATGACCAAGTACGTTTTGAAGTAGCGATTAAAGCATTAGCACCTCATATTAAAGTACTTGCACCAGTTCGTGAATGGTCTTGGAGTCGTGAAGAAGAAATTGATTATGCAAAAAAACATAACATCCCTATTCCAATCAATTTAGACTCTCCTTATTCAATTGACCAAAACTTATGGGGTCGTAGTAATGAATGTGGTATTTTAGAGGATCCATTTGCTACACCACCAGAAGATGCATATGATTTAACTAAACCTATAGAAGAAACACCAGATACACCTGAAGAACTTGAACTTGTTTTTGAAAATGGATTACCTATTTCAATAAACAATAAGTCATATCCTTTAGATCAACTTATTTTAAAATTAAATGAAATTGCTGGTTTACATGGCATAGGAAGAATCGACCATGTTGAAAATCGTTTAGTTGGTATTAAATCTCGTGAAGTATACGAAACACCTGGCGCTAAAGTAATTATGGAAGCACATAAAGCTTTAGAAACAATTACATTAACAAAAGATGTTGCCCACTTTAAACCTGTTATTGAAAAACAATTGTCAGAACAAATATATAATGGTTTATGGTTCTCACCTTTAACAGATAGTTTAAAACAGTTTATTGATTCTACTCAAACTCAAGTAACAGGTACAGTTCGTGTTAAACTATTTAAAGGTAACGTTATCGTAAATGGACGTAAATCACCGTTTAGTTTATACAATGAAGAACTTGCAACATATACAAAAGAAGATGCATTCAATCAAGAAGCTGCAGTAGGCTTTATTGAAATCTTTGGTTTACCAACTAAAGTTAAAGCATTATTAGAAACAGAGGGTGTTTTAAAATGACAAAAAAAGCATGGGGTGGCAGATTCGAGTCTAACCCTGAATCATGGGTAGATGCATTTAATGCATCTATCCATTTTGATAAAAATTTGATTGACCAAGATATACAAGGCAGTATCGCACATGCAACAATGCTAGCAGAACAAAATATTATTCAAACAGATGAAGCTGAATTGATTATTCAAGGTTTGAAAGATATCCAAAAAGATTATTATGACCATAATTTAGAACTTTCAGAATCACTGGAAGATATACATCTTAACGTTGAGCATGCATTAATACAGAAGATTGGTCAGGTCGGTGGAAAGCTGCATACAGGTAGAAGTAGAAACGATCAAGTTGCAACAGATATGCATCTTTATACAAAACAACATGTTCAAGAAATTATTACTCTTGTTGAATCATTGCAAAAAGCAATTTTAAATATTGCTGATGAACATATTCATACGATCATGCCTGGTTACACACATCTTCAAAGAGCACAGCCTATATCATTTGCACATCATATTATGACTTATTTCTGGATGTTAGAGCGAGACAAGTCTAGATTTAATGATAGTATTAAAAGAATTGATATAAGTCCCCTTGGTGCAGCAGCATTGAGCGGTACAACACATCCTATCGATAGACACCGTACACAAGAACTTTTAGGTTTCGGTAGTTTGTATGAAAATAGTCTTGATGCAGTAAGCGACCGTGATTACATCGTTGAAACATTACAAAATATTTCATTAACAATGGTTCATTTATCAAGATTTGCAGAAGAAATTATCTTTTGGTCTACAGACGAAGCTAAATTCATCACTTTATCAGATAGTTTCTCAACAGGTTCTTCCATCATGCCTCAAAAGAAAAACCCTGATATGGCTGAATTAATTAGAGGTAAAGTTGGTAGAACAACTGGCCACTTAATGAGTATGTTAGTTACTTTAAAAGGCTTACCTTTAGCCTATAACAAAGATATGCAAGAAGATAAAGAAGGTTTGTTTGATGCCATTCATACCATTAAAGGATCTTTACGTATATTTGAAGGTATGATTACGACTATGCAAGTTAATAAAGAGCGTTTAAATGAAACTGTTCATAAAGACTTTTCAAATGCAACAGAACTTGCAGATTACTTAGTAGAACAAAATATACCATTTAGAGAAGCACATGAAATCGTTGGTAAAATTGTGCTATGGTGTATCCAAAATGGAAAATATTTATTAGATGTACCTTTAGAACAATATCAATCTTATAATGAAAAGATCGAATCAAATGTATACGATTATTTAAAACCAGAAAATTGTTTAAGCCGTAGAAAAAGTTATGGCTCTACTGGTCAAGAAGCAGTCCAACATCAAATTAATGTAGCAAAAGAACTGATATAATAATTAAACAACTTGGGACATTATGCCCTTTCTCAAAATAAATCACCCAATCCGTTAGATTCATTTCGGGTTGGGTGATTTTTATGTTGCTGATTTTGTAAAGTCCATGCTTGCCTGGGGTATGGCTCGAGCCTGTAGTCTCTCACTCATACTATTCCCCCGGGCGTCAGCACTTTACAAAATTATTACAAATGATTTTCATAAGAAAAAGAGCAGAAATTCATTTTTAACAATGAATTTCTACTCTTTATTAGATTAGGACTTAAGCCCATCCTCTATATCTAGCAGCTTCAGCTGTACGTTTAATACCAACAATGTATGCTGCTAAACGCATATCTATTTTTCTGTTTTCAGCTAAGTTATAAATTGTATCAAAAGCTTTAACTAATTTTTCACGTAATTTTTCATTAACTTCTTCTTCAGTCCAATAATAACCTTGGTTATTTTGTACCCATTCGAAGTATGAAACCGTTACACCACCAGCACTTGCTAATACGTCTGGTACTATCAGGATACCACGTTCACTTAAAATCTTAGTAGCGCCCATTGTAGTTGGACCATTTGCTGCTTCAACAACAATTTCAGCTTTGATGTCATGTGCATTTTCTTCAGTAATTTGATTTGATATTGCTGCTGGGACAAGAATGTCACAGTCAATTTCAAATAATTCTTTATTTGAAATTGTATCATCAAATAAGTTCGTTACTGTTCCGAAGCTATCACGACGATCTAATAAATATTCGATATCTAAACCTTCAGGATCATGAAGTGCACCGTAAGCATCAGAGATACCTACAATTTTTGCTCCTTCATCATATAAGAATTTCGCTAAAAAGCTACCAGCATTACCGAATCCTTGTATAACGACTCTTGAACCTTTAATTGTTTTTCCACGTCTTTTAGCTGCTTGTTCAATTGCAATAACGACTCCTAATGCAGTAGAACGATCTCTACCTTGAGAACCACCTAATACAATCGGCTTACCAGTAATGAAACCAGGTGAATTAAATTCATCCATTTGACTATATTCGTCCATCATCCATGCCATAATTTGTGAGTTAGTAAATACGTCTGGTGCTGGAATATCTTTAGTCGGTCCTACTATTTGAGATATAGCACGAACATATCCACGAGATAATCTTTCAACTTCATGAATACTCATTTGTCGTGGGTCACAAACAATACCACCTTTACCGCCACCATATGGTAAATCTACAATTCCACATTTTAAAGTCATCCACATAGATAAAGCTGTTACTTCTTCAACATCAACATCAGGATGGAAACGAACGCCACCTTTTGTTGGACCAACTGCATCATTATGTTGGGCACGATACCCAGTAAATGTCTTAACAGTACCGTCATCCATTCTAACAGGTATACGGACTGTTAATAATCTCATTGGTTCCTTAATTAAATCATACATCCCCTCATCAAAGCCTAATTTATTAAGGGCTACACCAATAATTTCTTGTGTCGATGAAACTAAATTTAAATTTTCGCTCATGATCCTCTTCGCCTCTTTTTTAAATACTTTTAATCTCTAAATAATTGTAACATAATTGTTTATTTTTAAAAGGTCTTAAACGCTTTTTTGTAAACGGTATCAAAAATTTTATTTGAAAACAGACTTAACTTGATCGAGTGCCCAATCTAAATCTTCTTTTTCGATAATTAGAGGTGGTGCAAAACGGATAACTGTATCATGTGTTTCTTTACATAATAGACCTAATTCTTTTAATTTTTCACAATAAGGTCTAGCATCTTCAGTCAACTCAACCCCAATAAATAATCCTTTACCTCTTACTTCTTTAATTGATGGATGATCAATTTTCTTCAATTCATCTTTGAAATACGTACCAAGTTCTAAAGAACGCTCTGATAATTTTTCATCAACTAATACATCTAAAGCTGCATTTGATACTGCGCATGCAAGTGGATTCCCACCGAAAGTAGAACCATGGGAACCTGGATTAAATACTTCTAATATTTCTTTATTTCCTACGATACAAGAAATTGGGAATACGCCTCCGCCTAATGCTTTACCAAGAATATACATATCTGGTTGAACATTATCCCAATCAGTAGCAAATAATTTACCAGTTCTTCCTAATCCTGCTTGAATTTCATCAGCGATAAATAGAACATTATTTTTATCACAAACTTCTCTTATTTGTTTTAAGTATCCATCTTCAGGTACATTGATACCCGCTTCGCCTTGAATAGGTTCAATTAATATAGCTGCTGTGTTAGGCGTAATAGCAGATTTGATTTGTTCAATGTCACCAAAATCAACTAGTTTAAACCCACCTAATAATGGACCATAACCTCTTTGATACTCTTTTTCTGAAGACAGTGAAACTGCAGCCATCGTACGACCGTGGAAGTTTCCATTCATCGCAATGATTTCAGCTTTATTATCTTCTACACCTTTAACTCCATATGCCCAACGTCTAGCAGCTTTAATAGCTGTTTCAACTGCTTCAGCACCTGTATTCATAGGCAATACCATGTCTTTATTCGCAAGTTTACATATTTTTTCATACCATGGACCTAATTGATCATTATGGAATGCGCGTGAAGTAAGTGTTACACGATCTGCTTGGTCTTTTAATGCTTGGATAATTTTTGGATGACGATGGCCTTGGTTAACAGCAGAATATGCTGATAACATATCTAAATAACGATTGCCCTCTGGATCTTTTACCCAAATACCTTCTGCTTCTGAAATTACAATTGGTAATGGCAAATAGTTCGGAGCACCAAATGTATTTGTTTGTTCGATTATTTCTTGTGACTTTGTCATATTAAATCTCCTTCCATTAAAACAGTAGAGCAATAACGCGCTCTACTGTATTTTGATTATTCTAACAATATTATAACATTTCTGAAGTCGTACGTCCTTGTAGATGAAGAATTAAGTAATCCGGTCCACCTGCTTTTGAATCTGTACCAGACATCTTAAATCCGCCAAATGGTTGGTATCCAACGATAGCGCCCGTACAACCTCTATTAAAGTATAAGTTACCTACTAAGAAGTTTTTGCGTGCTTGTTCCAGTTTTGAGCGATTATTTGAAATAACGCCACCAGTTAAACCATATTCAGTGTCATTTGCAAATTCAATAGCTTGATCAAAATCTTTAGCCTTACTGAAGCCAACAACTGGTCCAAAAATCTCTTCTTGCATCACTCTATCGTCATGCTTCAAATCAGCAATTACAGTTGGATTTACAAAATGACCT
This portion of the Mammaliicoccus vitulinus genome encodes:
- the argH gene encoding argininosuccinate lyase gives rise to the protein MTKKAWGGRFESNPESWVDAFNASIHFDKNLIDQDIQGSIAHATMLAEQNIIQTDEAELIIQGLKDIQKDYYDHNLELSESLEDIHLNVEHALIQKIGQVGGKLHTGRSRNDQVATDMHLYTKQHVQEIITLVESLQKAILNIADEHIHTIMPGYTHLQRAQPISFAHHIMTYFWMLERDKSRFNDSIKRIDISPLGAAALSGTTHPIDRHRTQELLGFGSLYENSLDAVSDRDYIVETLQNISLTMVHLSRFAEEIIFWSTDEAKFITLSDSFSTGSSIMPQKKNPDMAELIRGKVGRTTGHLMSMLVTLKGLPLAYNKDMQEDKEGLFDAIHTIKGSLRIFEGMITTMQVNKERLNETVHKDFSNATELADYLVEQNIPFREAHEIVGKIVLWCIQNGKYLLDVPLEQYQSYNEKIESNVYDYLKPENCLSRRKSYGSTGQEAVQHQINVAKELI
- a CDS encoding Glu/Leu/Phe/Val family dehydrogenase, which codes for MSENLNLVSSTQEIIGVALNKLGFDEGMYDLIKEPMRLLTVRIPVRMDDGTVKTFTGYRAQHNDAVGPTKGGVRFHPDVDVEEVTALSMWMTLKCGIVDLPYGGGKGGIVCDPRQMSIHEVERLSRGYVRAISQIVGPTKDIPAPDVFTNSQIMAWMMDEYSQMDEFNSPGFITGKPIVLGGSQGRDRSTALGVVIAIEQAAKRRGKTIKGSRVVIQGFGNAGSFLAKFLYDEGAKIVGISDAYGALHDPEGLDIEYLLDRRDSFGTVTNLFDDTISNKELFEIDCDILVPAAISNQITEENAHDIKAEIVVEAANGPTTMGATKILSERGILIVPDVLASAGGVTVSYFEWVQNNQGYYWTEEEVNEKLREKLVKAFDTIYNLAENRKIDMRLAAYIVGIKRTAEAARYRGWA
- a CDS encoding ornithine--oxo-acid transaminase yields the protein MTKSQEIIEQTNTFGAPNYLPLPIVISEAEGIWVKDPEGNRYLDMLSAYSAVNQGHRHPKIIQALKDQADRVTLTSRAFHNDQLGPWYEKICKLANKDMVLPMNTGAEAVETAIKAARRWAYGVKGVEDNKAEIIAMNGNFHGRTMAAVSLSSEKEYQRGYGPLLGGFKLVDFGDIEQIKSAITPNTAAILIEPIQGEAGINVPEDGYLKQIREVCDKNNVLFIADEIQAGLGRTGKLFATDWDNVQPDMYILGKALGGGVFPISCIVGNKEILEVFNPGSHGSTFGGNPLACAVSNAALDVLVDEKLSERSLELGTYFKDELKKIDHPSIKEVRGKGLFIGVELTEDARPYCEKLKELGLLCKETHDTVIRFAPPLIIEKEDLDWALDQVKSVFK